In Chryseobacterium turcicum, a single window of DNA contains:
- the uvrA gene encoding excinuclease ABC subunit UvrA, translated as MSKSTEYIEVYGAREHNLKNINVKIPRNELVVITGLSGSGKSSLAFDTIFAEGQRRYIETFSAYARQFLGGLERPDVDKIEGLSPVIAIEQKTTNKNPRSTVGTVTELYDYLRLLYARVSDAYSQTTGKRLVSYTEDQILDAIKENYKNEKIMLMAPVVRSRKGHYHELFVQMAKKGYGQARIDGELQDIEYDLKLDRYKTHDIDIVIDRWIIGESASEARMEKSLRTAMEMGEGLIGIQKLGSTEIEYFSKNLMDAETGHSLALPEPNTFSFNSPKGSCPSCKGLGTIKKINTDYFVENNKLSINQGGLLPLEDIKSNKYILAQIKSILEIFGLGLATPFKDIPEEALDYMYNGCNKEFNKDLKYAGISKKIKINFDGLIPFMEELIEERESYEAILLERHFTTEETCPECNGARLQPSSLSFKIDGKNIAEINGLSLSDLKEWLADVKDKFSEKKAIIAHEILKEIETRLQFLLDVGLDYLSLSRSSKTLSGGESQRIRLATQIGSQLVNVLYILDEPSIGLHQRDNERLINSLKNLRDIGNSVLVVEHDKDMIMEADEVLDIGPRAGKFGGEILWQGKPKDLLKADTITADYITGKRKIAIPEVRREGNGKNIVLRGATGNNLKNVTLDIPLGKLVVVTGISGSGKSSLINGTLYPILNKHFYRAVQEPLPYKKIEGIDNIDKIVDVDQTPIGRTPRSNPATYTGMFTDIRNLFSELPESKIRGYKPGRFSFNVKGGRCETCQGGGLKVIEMNFLPDVYVHCETCNGKRFNRETLEVRYKGKSISDVLDMTIDEAVEFFQPIPKIFARVKTLQDVGLGYITMGQQSTTLSGGEAQRIKLATELAKRQTGNTLYILDEPTTGLHFEDVKILMDAINKLVELGNSFIIIEHNMDVIKLADHIIDVGPEGGKYGGEIIAKGTPEDIIKSKKSLTGKYLKKEM; from the coding sequence ATGAGTAAATCAACTGAATATATAGAAGTTTACGGAGCTCGTGAACACAACCTTAAAAATATTAATGTAAAAATTCCGCGCAACGAATTGGTTGTAATTACCGGACTTTCGGGAAGCGGAAAATCATCATTGGCTTTTGATACTATTTTTGCAGAAGGTCAGCGTCGTTATATCGAAACTTTTTCTGCCTATGCGAGACAGTTTTTAGGAGGTTTAGAGCGTCCGGATGTTGATAAAATTGAAGGACTTTCTCCCGTAATTGCTATTGAGCAGAAAACAACCAACAAAAATCCACGTTCTACGGTAGGTACGGTTACAGAATTGTACGATTATCTGCGTCTTTTATATGCGAGAGTTTCTGATGCGTATTCACAGACTACAGGAAAAAGATTGGTAAGCTACACCGAAGACCAGATTCTTGATGCCATCAAAGAAAATTATAAAAATGAAAAAATAATGTTGATGGCGCCGGTGGTGCGCTCCAGAAAAGGGCATTATCACGAACTTTTCGTGCAAATGGCTAAAAAAGGATACGGACAGGCAAGAATCGATGGCGAATTGCAGGATATTGAGTATGATTTAAAACTAGACCGTTACAAAACCCACGATATCGATATCGTTATCGACCGTTGGATTATCGGTGAATCAGCCTCTGAAGCCAGAATGGAAAAATCGCTCAGAACAGCCATGGAAATGGGTGAAGGTTTAATTGGTATTCAAAAACTGGGAAGCACCGAGATTGAATATTTTTCAAAAAACTTAATGGATGCCGAAACCGGTCATTCATTGGCTTTGCCGGAACCCAATACATTTTCTTTTAACTCACCAAAAGGAAGTTGCCCAAGCTGTAAAGGTTTAGGAACGATTAAAAAAATCAACACCGATTATTTTGTAGAAAATAACAAATTATCAATCAACCAAGGTGGTTTGTTGCCATTGGAAGATATTAAATCTAATAAATATATACTTGCTCAAATTAAAAGTATTCTTGAAATTTTTGGTTTAGGATTGGCAACGCCTTTTAAAGATATTCCTGAAGAGGCATTAGATTACATGTACAACGGTTGTAACAAAGAATTTAATAAAGATTTAAAATACGCAGGAATTTCCAAAAAAATTAAAATCAATTTTGATGGTTTGATTCCTTTTATGGAAGAATTGATTGAGGAAAGAGAATCTTACGAAGCAATTTTGTTGGAAAGACATTTCACAACCGAAGAAACTTGCCCTGAATGTAATGGAGCACGTCTTCAACCTTCAAGCTTGAGTTTTAAAATCGATGGAAAAAATATTGCTGAAATTAATGGATTAAGTTTATCAGACTTAAAAGAATGGTTGGCTGATGTAAAAGATAAATTTTCAGAAAAAAAGGCAATCATCGCTCATGAAATTTTAAAGGAAATCGAAACCAGACTTCAGTTTTTATTAGATGTAGGTTTAGATTATTTAAGTTTGAGCAGAAGCTCAAAAACACTTTCAGGTGGAGAATCTCAAAGAATTCGTCTGGCAACACAAATTGGTTCTCAATTGGTCAATGTACTTTATATTTTAGATGAACCAAGTATCGGGTTGCACCAAAGAGACAACGAAAGATTGATTAATTCATTAAAAAATCTTCGTGACATCGGAAATTCTGTTTTGGTGGTAGAGCACGACAAAGATATGATTATGGAGGCCGATGAGGTTTTAGACATTGGTCCGAGAGCCGGAAAATTTGGTGGCGAAATTCTTTGGCAGGGAAAACCGAAAGATTTGCTAAAAGCAGATACCATTACTGCAGATTATATTACCGGAAAAAGAAAAATCGCCATTCCGGAAGTGAGAAGAGAAGGAAACGGTAAAAATATAGTATTAAGAGGAGCAACAGGAAACAACCTTAAAAATGTAACCCTTGATATTCCGTTAGGGAAATTGGTCGTGGTTACCGGAATTTCAGGAAGCGGAAAGTCTTCTTTGATTAACGGAACATTGTATCCTATTCTAAATAAACATTTCTACAGAGCAGTTCAAGAACCTTTACCTTACAAAAAAATTGAAGGTATTGATAATATTGATAAAATTGTAGATGTAGACCAAACTCCGATTGGAAGAACTCCGCGTTCAAATCCTGCAACCTACACCGGAATGTTTACCGATATCAGAAATTTATTTTCAGAATTACCTGAATCTAAAATCCGTGGGTACAAACCGGGAAGATTTTCTTTCAACGTAAAAGGTGGAAGATGCGAAACTTGCCAGGGTGGTGGTTTGAAAGTTATTGAAATGAACTTTTTACCGGATGTTTACGTTCATTGTGAAACCTGCAACGGAAAACGCTTCAACAGAGAAACGTTGGAAGTTCGTTACAAAGGAAAATCAATTTCTGATGTGTTGGACATGACGATTGATGAAGCGGTAGAATTTTTCCAGCCGATTCCTAAAATTTTTGCTAGAGTAAAAACTTTACAGGATGTTGGTTTGGGATATATCACAATGGGGCAGCAGTCGACCACACTTTCGGGAGGTGAAGCGCAACGTATCAAATTAGCAACCGAATTAGCAAAAAGACAAACCGGAAATACGTTATATATATTAGATGAACCAACAACTGGGCTTCATTTTGAAGACGTGAAAATCTTGATGGATGCGATTAATAAATTAGTCGAACTAGGAAATTCATTCATTATCATTGAACATAATATGGATGTTATTAAATTGGCAGACCATATTATCGACGTTGGACCAGAAGGTGGAAAATATGGCGGTGAGATTATTGCCAAAGGAACTCCGGAGGATATTATTAAATCTAAGAAGAGCTTGACAGGGAAGTATTTGAAGAAGGAGATGTAG
- a CDS encoding GPW/gp25 family protein, whose product MDTPNYRMPFVPSTLMSEGGSIDTCDMGESIAHNIMLLITTKKGENRYDDNYGNDVWNLEFDNGVTSAVWENVFIKSLKRQILQYEPRIVQPQIDAHINFVEHNYDTKEHTEIKKKVKIGINAKMEATGERFSFSTELFLSPMSID is encoded by the coding sequence ATGGACACACCAAATTACAGAATGCCTTTTGTACCATCTACACTCATGTCCGAAGGTGGAAGTATCGATACCTGCGACATGGGCGAGAGCATAGCTCACAACATTATGCTTTTAATCACAACAAAAAAAGGAGAAAACAGATATGATGACAACTACGGAAACGATGTTTGGAATCTGGAATTCGATAACGGCGTAACATCAGCGGTTTGGGAAAATGTATTTATCAAAAGTCTTAAAAGACAAATTTTACAATACGAACCCCGAATTGTACAGCCACAGATTGATGCTCACATAAATTTTGTAGAGCATAACTATGATACCAAAGAGCACACGGAAATCAAGAAAAAAGTAAAAATAGGAATCAATGCAAAAATGGAAGCTACAGGCGAGCGTTTCAGTTTTTCTACCGAGCTTTTTCTAAGCCCGATGTCTATCGACTAA
- the gyrA gene encoding DNA gyrase subunit A — MQKEGERLIPINIVDEMKSSYIDYSMSVIVSRALPDVRDGLKPVHRRVLYGMYGLNVFSNRKHLKSARIVGDVLGKYHPHGDSSVYDAMVRMAQTWSLRYPQVDGQGNFGSMDGDPPAAMRYTEARLKKISDDILSDLDKETVDFQNNFDDSLTEPTVMPTKIPNLLVNGTSGIAVGMATNMAPHNLSEAVDAINAYIDNKEITIDELMQHIIAPDFPTGGIIYGYDGVRDAFHTGRGRVVLRAKVSFEEVHNRNAIIVTEIPYQVNKAEMIARTAELVKDDKIVGIYEIRDESDRNGMRIVYELKNDAIPNVVLNLLYKYTSLQTSFSVNNIALVHGRPEQLNLKDIIHHFVEHRHVVIVRRTQYELKKAKERAHILEGFMKVIGSQSSLDKAIAIIRHSANPQAAKEGIIQEFDLSDTQAQAILDLRLARLTGMELDKIRDEYDAIMKEINNLEDILANEPRRFQIIKEELAEIKEKYGDERRTEIDYSGGEMSIEDIIPNEAVVLTISHAGYVKRTLLSEYKIQSRGGVGNKAATTRDSDFLEYIVSATNHQYMLFFTEKGKCYWLRVFEIPEGSKTAKGRAVQNLINIEPDDKIKAYIRTNDLKDVDYINQMSVVMITKNGTIKKTSLEAYSRPRVNGINAIEIRENDQLLSAYLTNGESQIMIATKNGKCIRFPEEKVREVGRGSIGVRGITMEENDEVIGMIVVNDVERETVLVVSEKGYGKRTAVEDYRITNRGGKGVITLNITEKTGNLIAIQNVTDEDGLMIINKSGVAIRMNMDEMRVMGRNTQGVKMINLKKNDEIAAIAKVEMDRDVEEEGLEGEESQESAENISTEENASPQTENNAENENPVDETENSESEE, encoded by the coding sequence ATGCAAAAAGAAGGAGAAAGATTAATTCCTATCAACATTGTTGATGAAATGAAATCATCTTACATTGATTATTCGATGTCCGTTATTGTTTCAAGAGCTTTACCGGATGTAAGAGATGGCTTGAAACCTGTTCATAGAAGAGTACTTTATGGTATGTATGGTTTGAATGTATTTTCAAATAGAAAACATTTAAAATCGGCGAGAATTGTAGGGGATGTTTTAGGTAAATATCACCCACATGGTGACTCTTCTGTTTACGATGCTATGGTAAGAATGGCTCAAACTTGGAGTTTGCGTTATCCACAAGTAGACGGGCAGGGTAACTTTGGTTCAATGGATGGGGATCCTCCTGCTGCAATGCGTTACACTGAAGCAAGATTAAAGAAAATTTCAGACGATATCTTATCAGACCTTGATAAAGAAACGGTAGACTTTCAAAATAACTTTGATGATAGTTTAACGGAGCCCACTGTAATGCCTACAAAAATTCCAAATCTTTTGGTTAATGGTACTTCTGGTATCGCAGTAGGTATGGCAACTAATATGGCGCCTCATAATCTTTCTGAAGCGGTAGATGCAATCAATGCGTATATTGATAACAAAGAAATTACCATCGATGAATTGATGCAGCACATTATTGCTCCAGATTTTCCTACCGGCGGAATTATTTACGGATATGATGGGGTAAGAGATGCTTTCCATACAGGAAGAGGAAGAGTCGTTCTAAGAGCAAAAGTAAGTTTTGAAGAAGTTCATAACAGAAACGCAATTATTGTTACTGAGATTCCTTACCAGGTAAACAAAGCAGAGATGATTGCCAGAACTGCTGAGTTGGTAAAAGATGATAAAATCGTTGGTATCTACGAAATCAGAGATGAGTCAGACAGAAACGGGATGCGTATTGTTTATGAATTAAAAAATGACGCAATTCCTAATGTTGTTCTGAATTTATTATATAAGTATACTTCACTACAAACGTCTTTCAGTGTAAACAATATCGCTTTGGTACACGGAAGACCAGAGCAGTTGAACTTAAAAGACATTATTCACCATTTTGTTGAGCACAGACATGTGGTGATTGTAAGAAGAACTCAATACGAGCTTAAAAAAGCTAAAGAAAGAGCCCACATTCTTGAAGGTTTCATGAAGGTGATTGGTTCTCAGAGTTCTCTAGATAAAGCGATTGCAATTATTCGTCACAGCGCCAATCCGCAAGCTGCAAAAGAAGGAATTATTCAGGAGTTTGATTTATCAGATACTCAGGCGCAGGCAATTCTTGATCTACGTTTGGCTCGTCTTACAGGGATGGAGCTTGATAAGATTCGTGACGAGTATGATGCCATTATGAAAGAGATTAATAATTTAGAAGATATTTTGGCTAATGAACCAAGAAGATTCCAAATTATTAAGGAAGAATTAGCTGAAATAAAAGAAAAATACGGCGACGAAAGAAGAACAGAAATTGATTATTCTGGAGGTGAAATGTCTATTGAAGATATTATTCCGAATGAAGCTGTGGTTCTTACTATTTCTCACGCAGGATACGTGAAGAGAACGTTGCTTTCAGAATACAAAATTCAAAGTAGAGGGGGTGTTGGAAATAAAGCGGCGACAACGAGAGATTCAGATTTCTTAGAGTATATCGTTTCTGCGACTAATCACCAGTATATGTTGTTCTTTACAGAAAAAGGGAAGTGTTATTGGTTAAGAGTATTTGAAATTCCTGAAGGTTCTAAAACTGCAAAAGGAAGAGCGGTACAAAACTTAATCAACATTGAGCCGGATGATAAGATTAAAGCATATATCAGAACCAATGATTTGAAAGATGTAGATTACATCAACCAAATGAGCGTGGTAATGATTACTAAAAATGGTACAATCAAAAAGACCTCTTTAGAAGCTTACTCAAGACCAAGAGTAAATGGTATCAACGCTATCGAAATCAGAGAGAACGATCAATTGCTAAGTGCTTATCTTACCAATGGGGAATCTCAGATTATGATTGCTACGAAAAACGGTAAATGTATTCGTTTCCCTGAAGAGAAAGTAAGAGAAGTAGGAAGAGGGTCTATCGGTGTACGTGGTATTACGATGGAGGAAAATGATGAGGTTATTGGTATGATTGTTGTAAACGATGTAGAGCGCGAAACGGTTCTTGTGGTATCTGAGAAAGGGTATGGTAAGAGAACAGCAGTAGAAGACTATAGAATTACCAACAGAGGTGGAAAAGGAGTTATTACTCTTAATATCACTGAGAAAACAGGTAATCTTATTGCAATTCAGAATGTTACAGATGAAGATGGATTGATGATTATCAATAAATCGGGTGTTGCCATCAGAATGAATATGGATGAAATGCGTGTGATGGGTAGAAATACTCAGGGTGTAAAAATGATTAATCTTAAAAAGAATGACGAGATTGCAGCCATCGCAAAAGTTGAAATGGATAGAGATGTAGAAGAAGAAGGCCTTGAAGGTGAAGAATCTCAAGAGTCTGCTGAAAATATTTCAACTGAAGAAAACGCTTCACCACAAACAGAAAATAATGCAGAAAATGAAAACCCAGTTGACGAAACTGAAAATTCAGAATCTGAAGAATAA
- a CDS encoding DUF3829 domain-containing protein: protein MKKVMMVALALSLSAASVSCKKGMDKIGNAVLKAGENESQAIIDFNNDFLDSYKSSSRYIENIVKYAEAAVKKSKGETVYSMPVVISSMDSALSKIKEVPSGFEKDKTLVEADFNTYKAKKESIAKTFEQLKSYITSEDYKDDKGVKAEAMKKAIDADAQAFFTSGENILTKIKPATDAAEEVILKDHPMKEFIVSSKSLMSSMDSVMDVLDKQYAGSFNEAEAQKKYDEFEKIVEINSKKVFNVKEQQYAYKKTQLETLNNKASDFLDKYRKLIRDSKSAGKIPDSNINEMDSAYESVLNSYNSFVK, encoded by the coding sequence ATGAAAAAAGTAATGATGGTTGCACTGGCTTTGTCGTTGAGTGCGGCAAGTGTAAGTTGTAAAAAAGGAATGGATAAAATAGGGAATGCCGTTCTGAAAGCTGGAGAAAATGAATCGCAGGCAATAATTGATTTTAATAATGACTTTTTAGATTCTTACAAAAGCTCTTCTAGATATATTGAAAATATTGTAAAGTATGCCGAAGCAGCCGTTAAAAAATCTAAAGGCGAAACCGTGTACAGCATGCCGGTGGTAATTAGCTCTATGGATTCTGCGCTGAGTAAAATAAAAGAAGTTCCGTCTGGTTTTGAAAAAGATAAAACCCTTGTAGAAGCAGATTTCAATACTTATAAAGCAAAGAAAGAAAGTATCGCAAAAACGTTTGAACAACTAAAATCATATATCACTTCCGAAGATTATAAAGATGACAAAGGCGTAAAAGCTGAAGCGATGAAAAAAGCTATTGATGCCGACGCGCAAGCATTTTTTACTTCCGGAGAAAATATTTTAACGAAAATAAAACCAGCAACCGATGCAGCAGAAGAAGTCATTTTGAAAGATCATCCGATGAAAGAGTTTATTGTTTCGTCTAAATCTTTGATGAGCTCAATGGATTCTGTGATGGATGTTTTAGATAAACAATATGCGGGAAGCTTCAATGAAGCCGAGGCGCAGAAAAAATATGACGAGTTTGAAAAAATAGTCGAAATCAATTCTAAAAAAGTCTTCAATGTAAAAGAACAGCAATACGCTTACAAAAAAACTCAGCTTGAAACACTGAATAATAAAGCATCAGACTTCTTAGATAAATACAGAAAACTAATCAGAGATTCAAAATCTGCAGGAAAAATTCCAGATAGTAATATCAATGAAATGGATTCTGCTTACGAATCTGTATTGAATTCTTACAATTCATTTGTAAAATAA
- a CDS encoding DUF421 domain-containing protein produces MNPILDVVIRSLCVYLFMIIAIRLFGKNQLSQLNAGDVVLLLLISNAVQNAMVGENTSLEGGIVAALVLFAANFTLKRLMFSNPGFASFMEADPVILVKDGKVDQVSLRKVKITFDELNEAIREHGVEVMENVRLAILEVDGNISVISEDKDDQQTHYSRIKRKNKRKYH; encoded by the coding sequence TTGAATCCAATTCTAGATGTCGTCATTCGTTCACTCTGTGTTTATCTTTTTATGATAATCGCAATCCGTTTATTTGGGAAAAATCAGCTTTCACAATTGAATGCAGGAGATGTCGTTTTGCTGTTGCTCATTTCAAATGCTGTACAAAATGCAATGGTTGGAGAAAATACTTCCTTGGAAGGTGGTATTGTAGCGGCACTCGTTTTATTTGCGGCTAATTTTACATTAAAGAGATTGATGTTTTCGAATCCTGGCTTTGCAAGCTTTATGGAAGCGGATCCTGTGATTTTGGTGAAAGATGGAAAAGTAGATCAGGTTTCTTTAAGAAAAGTAAAAATTACTTTTGATGAACTGAATGAAGCCATCCGAGAACATGGAGTAGAAGTGATGGAAAATGTGCGACTTGCTATTTTGGAAGTTGACGGAAACATTAGTGTGATTTCTGAAGATAAAGATGACCAGCAAACTCATTACTCCAGAATTAAAAGAAAAAATAAAAGAAAATACCATTAA
- a CDS encoding type VI secretion system baseplate subunit TssF — protein sequence MNLNQNIYSKESVKARMLQNATKVWGLKSPQSLDPFVKLLIDAFSTEVFKANNEIQTVNARILEKLAKLLTPSIYTHPIPAHALAYTAPYESSEILLEHTEFFFRKHMNSTIKSESDKQLNIPFTPVGSVRTNKAQTAIMFVGNTCYSVDERLNKIPISRFQGRPEDYRKVTIGIDVSKFTNERFPKTLSLYCSNPAFEHLDFVYKLLPYCTVSSNGNPLFIKEGISYVKNNEAEGYEQLFHEQSIRTKIVDDIKSIYSHKFVEVTGLSRELFTKDLPQDLEFLKGREEIEKYLNGKEYLWLTFEFPPQFSAEILDNFTFVLNAFPVYNRGWKKTEYSLDIMGNNIPLITEEAEHFLYVDEVQDGDGRKYTEIPFTPSDNLKKGLYTVRKGGMERFNNRNAVDMISNVLELTRDEIAAFSLLNRDNVKGMLGEMSDKMKSMVQKVNNAKRNIRQELNYVIMEPVEKTDHTYASFWITHCTFANHMRPGTELSNQLKSQSMILLTETIGGAEEQKGSDSIQAYKYALTTRDKIISLEDVKNYCRMVLKDELKDVRVKRGTMISNKPKEGFVRTVEIEIIPNNYSFYGRMYWENMANILRNQIVAKAIDGIEYIVKVSNEDTDFFEN from the coding sequence ATGAATTTAAATCAGAATATTTATTCCAAAGAATCCGTAAAAGCGAGAATGCTTCAGAATGCTACAAAAGTTTGGGGACTAAAAAGCCCACAGTCACTAGACCCTTTTGTGAAATTATTGATTGATGCATTTAGCACCGAAGTTTTTAAAGCGAATAATGAAATTCAAACCGTTAATGCAAGAATTTTAGAGAAACTTGCAAAGCTATTAACACCTTCAATTTATACACATCCAATTCCGGCTCATGCTTTGGCGTACACTGCACCGTATGAATCTTCAGAAATATTATTGGAACATACCGAATTTTTTTTCAGGAAGCATATGAATTCCACTATAAAATCAGAATCAGACAAACAACTGAACATTCCTTTTACACCAGTGGGAAGCGTAAGAACAAACAAAGCGCAGACCGCAATTATGTTTGTGGGGAATACATGTTACAGTGTAGATGAAAGACTAAATAAAATTCCAATCTCAAGATTCCAGGGAAGACCCGAAGATTACAGAAAAGTAACCATCGGAATTGATGTTTCAAAATTTACGAATGAAAGGTTTCCGAAAACATTAAGTCTTTACTGTTCAAATCCAGCTTTTGAACATCTTGATTTTGTGTACAAGCTTTTACCGTACTGTACGGTTTCAAGCAACGGAAATCCTCTGTTCATCAAAGAAGGGATATCTTATGTGAAAAATAATGAAGCAGAAGGGTACGAACAGTTATTTCACGAGCAATCGATACGAACAAAAATTGTGGATGATATTAAAAGCATCTACAGTCATAAATTTGTTGAAGTTACCGGTCTTTCAAGAGAACTTTTCACTAAAGACCTTCCACAGGATTTAGAATTTTTAAAAGGAAGAGAAGAAATTGAAAAATATCTGAATGGAAAAGAATATTTGTGGCTTACTTTTGAATTTCCGCCACAATTTTCAGCAGAAATATTAGATAATTTTACTTTTGTTTTAAATGCTTTTCCTGTATACAATCGTGGTTGGAAAAAAACAGAGTACAGTTTAGATATCATGGGGAATAATATTCCATTGATTACAGAAGAGGCTGAACATTTCTTATATGTAGATGAGGTTCAGGATGGGGATGGACGAAAATATACCGAAATTCCTTTTACGCCTTCAGATAATCTTAAAAAAGGGTTATACACCGTAAGAAAAGGTGGAATGGAACGTTTCAACAACAGAAATGCTGTAGACATGATTTCTAATGTTCTTGAACTGACAAGAGATGAGATTGCGGCATTTTCATTATTAAATCGAGATAATGTAAAAGGAATGCTGGGCGAAATGTCTGATAAGATGAAATCGATGGTACAGAAAGTAAACAACGCCAAAAGAAACATCAGACAAGAACTCAACTACGTCATCATGGAGCCTGTAGAAAAAACTGACCATACTTATGCTTCATTTTGGATTACGCATTGCACTTTTGCCAATCATATGCGTCCCGGAACTGAACTTTCAAACCAGTTAAAATCACAATCGATGATTTTATTGACAGAAACAATCGGTGGTGCCGAAGAGCAGAAAGGTTCAGACAGTATTCAGGCTTATAAATATGCCTTAACGACTAGAGATAAAATCATTTCTCTGGAAGATGTAAAAAATTATTGCCGAATGGTCTTAAAAGATGAACTGAAAGATGTTCGTGTAAAACGCGGAACCATGATTAGCAATAAACCAAAAGAAGGTTTTGTAAGAACAGTAGAAATAGAAATCATACCTAATAATTATTCTTTCTACGGAAGAATGTATTGGGAAAACATGGCTAATATTCTGCGAAACCAAATTGTAGCAAAAGCAATCGATGGAATAGAGTATATCGTGAAAGTAAGCAATGAAGACACCGATTTTTTTGAAAATTAA
- a CDS encoding GNAT family N-acetyltransferase, giving the protein MNYEIREMLPHDETKVLEIFQQGIDGGIATFDTELPSLEAWNSSFFNDCRWVLENENNEVIGWCALKPVSKRDCFKGVAEVSIYFDTNYVGKGLGSILLKKLILDSENHGFWTLQSNIFPENEASIKFHQKNGFRIVGKRDKIGQLHGEWKDLIMLERRSPNIF; this is encoded by the coding sequence ATGAACTACGAGATAAGAGAAATGCTTCCGCATGACGAAACTAAGGTTTTAGAAATTTTTCAGCAGGGAATTGATGGAGGAATCGCAACCTTCGACACCGAATTACCAAGCCTAGAAGCCTGGAATTCTAGTTTTTTCAATGATTGCCGATGGGTTTTGGAAAATGAAAACAACGAAGTTATTGGCTGGTGTGCTTTAAAACCTGTAAGTAAAAGAGATTGTTTTAAAGGGGTTGCCGAAGTGAGTATTTATTTTGACACTAATTATGTTGGGAAAGGTTTAGGTTCGATTCTTTTAAAAAAGCTAATTCTCGACAGCGAGAACCACGGATTTTGGACTTTACAGTCGAATATTTTTCCTGAAAACGAAGCCTCTATAAAATTTCACCAGAAAAATGGCTTCAGAATCGTAGGTAAAAGAGATAAAATTGGTCAGCTTCATGGGGAATGGAAAGATTTAATTATGCTCGAAAGAAGAAGTCCGAATATTTTTTAG
- a CDS encoding DUF4286 family protein, whose product MSVLSITFHCINSSIDEWEIYVNETLILMAENLLDVDKYILSEVHSDFIEEGKNYNLLLIFDDEEKRTDFMESELLNISERIETKFGQDVMIFNTSLNPKKKRF is encoded by the coding sequence ATGAGTGTATTAAGTATAACTTTTCATTGCATAAATAGTAGCATCGATGAGTGGGAAATCTATGTGAATGAAACTTTAATTTTAATGGCTGAAAACCTTCTAGATGTTGATAAATACATCTTATCTGAAGTTCACAGCGATTTTATTGAAGAAGGAAAAAACTATAATCTTCTTTTGATTTTTGATGATGAAGAAAAGAGAACAGACTTTATGGAAAGTGAATTATTAAACATCTCCGAAAGAATAGAGACGAAATTCGGGCAAGATGTGATGATTTTCAACACTTCATTAAATCCTAAGAAAAAGAGGTTTTAA